GAGTTCCAACAAGGTCTGTTTCGGTGTAAGTGGCAGATACTGAGGAAGTCACGGAGGGAAGCCAAGTAGAAAGTCCAACATCACCAATTTTGCTAACAAAGTTATGATCAAGTAAGATGTTTGCAGGCTTCAGATCACGATGAATGATTGGTGTTGGCTTCGAAGTATGTAAAAATAGTAACGCAGATGCTACTTCCCAAGCTACGCGGTAGCGATCGAACCATGGCATCGGAGGTGTATTATTCTTCTGAAATAACCTATCTTCTAGATTACCATTCTCCATGTATTCGTAAACAAGGCAACCTTTTTCAGGACATGCACCAAGAAGAAGCAACAAATGTGGATGCCGGATTTTGCTCAAGATTTCAAGCTGCAAAAATTTAGAGAAAAGGTTTAGTTAATTAAAggaagaataaatattttatcaaaatcaatgCACTCTCCAAATCATTGTACCTCCTGTTGAAATTCCTTGTTCCTTTGACCTTCATTTGAGTGAAGTACTTTCACAGCAGCTGTGATATTCTGCAAATTACACTTGTAAACGGTACCAAAAGCCCCAGCTCCGAGTTTAAGGTTATCGGAAAAAGATGATGTAGCTGAGACGATATCTTCCCATTTATACTTCATGTATTTATCACCAGGATCACCCAATGCCTTTTCAAACTTTTGTTTCTCATTTGTATCACGAGAAGCTTTACTTTCAGCGTCTTTCCTTCGCAAAGATTCAATTTTAGTACGTTCCATCACAAGTTCAAGTTCCTTTTTTGCAGCTTCATGTTTCTCCTTCTCTTCACTGGCCAACTCTCTCGCCTTCTCCTCCCTTGAGTTTATTTCTCCGAGCTTAGCTGATTCCTCTATTCGGCGTTTTGTTAGAGTTTTTAGCTGATGGAgggaaataaaaagagaattgtgaGTAAGAATGTAGGATGTAGAATTTACTAACAGAGATTTTCATCTAGATCCTAATTGTACAACTTACTTGACGAGAAGCATTAATTGTTTCACTCTGAGCTACTGCAAACATTCCTCGGACATGTCTTATCTCAACCCTCAGCCTTTCTAGTTCAAAATTGATATCTACCTGCTGCACATATCACGCAAGGAAAAAAAGTCGATATACTATGCAGTGTGAACGTTGTGCCAGAAGAAGCTCCAAATAGTAGCAATCCTTTGAGACAATTTGTATCAAGTTGcaaaatcaagggttaatgggtTACCTGGTCATCTGATGAAGATAATttttgttgctcatctgatgacgCTGGCTGGTCGGAGTACCAAGATGGAAAATCAGTTTGAAAGCTTCTATACCTATCCGAGGAGTAAGAACCCCTACCATCTCTTCTTTCATTGACAGATGGATCTCCAGAGTGATGAAGCGATGGTTTTGTGTTATGAAGGGCCTGGTTAATAGTTGAAAGTGCTTGAAACTGCTGAACATCGATCATAGGATACTTGATGGGTGAGTATGAATCCATGGAGGCTTCTTGGTCTGTTACAGAAGAATGAGATGTTTTTCTTAAAACGATACTAAAATGTGAACCCCTGGGGAAATGTTCAGGGTACAAAATGAGATTGCTGTTAAGCAGTCATAATTTTCGTATCTTTGAAATAGCAATGTCGATTTCTTAGGTCACACGTAAAATGAAAGAAACAGAGAATAGCAACCAAAATACCTGTTTGCAGACTGTAATTTAGGTCACTACCACTAGAGCTACTAGTATCAGTTCTTTCATAAAAGATAGTTCCAACATTATTATCTGAAGTAGACAAAGTATCACTGTTTTCATCTTTATTACTTCCACTTGAACTAGATTTAACATCAGAATTGTTGTATTTGATGAGCTTGTCTGTCCCTGAAGGACGAACAGTTGtcaattttccttttgaaatgacATAAACTGTACAGCAACTTGGCGCGCATTCTGAGATTCTTGACGCCAGGTTCTTACTTTTCCTACAGACATTAAAGATGAAAGAAAATCAAATTACATTTGGGAGAAGGTTCACATACAAAGAGCACATCATAAAGTAATTGTCAATTGCAATAATTTTGAAAACCTGTGTTATACATTTAACGACTAATAAGAAGAATAACTGAGAAACCAAGATTGCTAATAGATATGGTTTCTCTTTGCTATGAGAAAAAAAAGATCGAGTCACCAGTTGAGAGCAGGATTAGATGATATTACCTTGAAAACATGCCAGAGGCTGAGGCACCAATGACTAACTCAGTATTTGAGTTTTTAGCAATCTCTGCTGCAATTGCTTCCGCGATTTCATCAGCTTCGATTACCACAACATCCACCGCCACCTGCATCCACAGTCATGCATTTGAGGTTCTCGTTTTACATATATGTGATAGatacataaacatttatatacttTTCTTTGATTCCCTTAGAAAATGGTTGTCATTTCACAGCAACGAAGAAGATTTTACCTTTCTTTCTATAAAAATTTGTTCGAACGGAGCAAGCATTCTTCGTGCTTTCGCCTCTACCTCCATCTTATATGCATCGGCTACTTCAGCTCGCACTTGTGAGAGTGAAATATAATTTCCCACTGGAATACACAACCATGTTAATGCCCACAATGTGACAATAGTACATACATACAAGAGACAGACAAGAAATAAGCAAGCAGTGTCATTTTTGAACTTGTACACCTCTTTCTCCAAGGTAGGTATTATGGAGATTACACCTATGGAATGTGACCGAATTACCAACCCAACCAAAATGGCTTCCGCCGGATAAGAAGACAAACCAAACAGAACTCGGAAACAGATGAGGTGaaccgcaaaaaaaaaaaaacgttctaTAGATAATTCAGAGATACTCTTTCACTAATCAATCCAAGTATAAGACTTTACGGGCTTCACATTTCTTTCTTAACACAAGGAGATGAACAACACCATCAATTTTtcgttattcttttttttagctAAATAGATGGATAAATGACTTACTTGGCGTCGGGATTGAGGTGACGCATGGACGAACATGTAGCATTTTGAATTTGTTTCTACCCTCTGGACCAAACTTCTGCAATGCCCAACCAATTGCATATACACTTCTTCTACTTACAGTAACAGCCACAACGACCGCAGTTGATGTAGGAATTATAATTGGATGTTCATCACCAGTTTCAAGTATTTCCATTCCTTCCACCCTTATGTCAAATCACAATAACCTAGAAAGCGGGAAAAAAAAAGCATAAGGTCGTAGATTTTGCGATTTTCCCAGAAAACATATCTGAGTTGAATGCATAAAAACTGTAATCGAATGAAAGATGAATCCTGAGAGCCTAAACAATTCACATTTCAGAGTTCAATACGATACATTCCCTGTTGACTAATTTGAGCAATTCTATTCACAACTGAAACCCGAAATTAGATCATAATAAAACATAAATAAATGATAAACAggtaaaaatcaaacaaaacacacAAATTCGTTTTGTTTTCTCAGTATGAATTGGAAGAACCCTAACGGAATTAGTCCAACAAAACACAAAaatgaaaacgaagaagaagaaggaaatgtgAACTTACAGTTAGTTGAAGAGAAAGTCAGAAAATCCTGCTGTAATTGCAGAGAAAGCAGCCTAACTAGAATATACAAACAAATCAACAATCATTTTGTTTCTTGAAGGTTGTGAATTTGGCATAGAAGTAGAGATGAATGAAAAGGTAATGAAGAAAGTGTAGtcatatttgaagacaaaaagtttggatgaataagaTAATATTAATCACGAGAATATTCAATTTTGTAGCTTTATTCTGATTAGTTTGTTTATCTGCATCAGTTATAAATTGACAGTACAAGTCAAAGACAGTTTTCTTCTTACCATAGATTTGGGTTGGCTTCGCTTGGCTCTTTCTGTATCCAAGTAACCACCTCCTAGTTTTACCAGTTCAAGTTTGTCTTCAAGAAGATAACAGAACAGTACTCACAGCACTCATGATTTATGCCTTTTACTACTAGGGCTCGAGAGCGAACGTTGAATCAGCTTTGACTCTTACTATGCCAAGAACACTTATAACAGGCAGTAAATGAGCCtcatttttcatgcatttttccAACTACCCTGTATATGCTTTGACCAACTTCGTCTTTGTCGGACCCAGAGACCAATAATTGGGTTCGCCAATGATTTGCAAATCCTCTAGTATTCGTCGGAGTGCTGAAATTCTATGACAACAGATTTATGGATGGCACCGACCACTAGTGATCCACCTTATCTGAAAAAATCGTCATTGATTAATTTTATATATAAATCAACAATTATTCATGTGTTAGGGGCATGAACCTTTTTGGATTATTACTACCTCCGTTTTGATTAATTTTACATGAAACTagtctattattttgaaacgataAGAATAATAGTTAAGAGGGTTCTGCAACCAACTAGATTTTGAGATGGCCCAAATGGGTGAGGTGGTTCAAGTGTCCAGATGCCAGCAGACTTGAGAGCAGAGCATTCATTAACCAGTGAAATAAGccattttgaattctttttagcaTGAGCAACAAATTTAGGAATAATGTCTTCAACTGAGACTCGAATAGTTGCTGAGATAGGATATTTTGTGCTGAAGAGAGCTTTTGGAGGTTTAGGTTTAAAATTCCCAACTTACCCCTTATGTTCATTGAGTGAGCGTGACTGGAGAAGGTGATGGAGCTATAATTGAGATAGGAACTGAAGAATCAGTTGGAGCAGCAGGAATGGATGATGAAGAAATAACTGAAACAAGTGTTGAAGCATGAATGTCAGTAGATACCCCTGAAGTAGAAGTAGATGTTGTTGTAGAAGCTGAAGAAGTATCAAACTGTGGAAAATGTAGCTGAGATAACTGAGAAGTAGAGTTTGAAATCTGATCAAGCTTGAATAACAATGCAGGAAACTGATCTTCATGAAATGTAACATGTATGGAGATGAATATTCTTCCTGAACAAGGTTCAAGACATCTGTAACCCTTTTCGGAAGATGAATAACCAAGAAAAATACAAACTTTGCTTCTTGGCTCTCTAGTTTAGAGTGTGTATATGGTTGAGCCATGGATAGCATGCACAACCAAAGACTCTTAGAGAAGTATAGTTAGGAAAGCTACCATATAACTTCTCATATGGTGACATAAAGGAAATAGATATTGTAGGTAATCTATTGACTAAGTAATTAGCTGTCTGCAAAGCATATACCAATAACAATCTGCTAATTTTGCTTGAATTAGTAATGTTCTTCATAGTCCAATCAGATGTTTGTGTTTACTCTCAGCTACACCATTCTGCTCAGGTGTGTAAGCACAACTGTATTGATGTATAACTCCATTTTTAGATAAGAATTTGACTAGTTCATTGTTAATAAATTCACCTCCTCCATCAGTTCTTATTACCTTTATTTTCAAATCAAAACAATACTCAACTTGTAACTTAAAAGAGCTGAAGATTGAAATGAAATCTGATTTTATTATGAAGGGAAATATCCAACAGTAGTTACTGTAATCATCAATGATGTTATAGTAGTAAGTAAAACTATTACATGAAGTAACATGACATGGTCCCCACAAATCCATGCGCAAAAGTCGCAGTGGTTTATTGGAGACAGAACTTGAAAGAGAAAAAGGGAGCTTATGAGCTCATCCTAACAGACAATGCCTACAAGTAAAAGACTGATGAGTGACATATTTTTGAATGACAGTAAATGACCTAATCTTTGATAGATTGATATGATGGTTGTTCAAGCCTCTTATGAAGTAGAAGTGGTGTGATTTCCATAGTATACAATGCAGTAGTCATTGAAGAAGTATCCTCtgaagttgttgttgaagaagattcTATATATGCTGCATATATACCATTGTTACTTTGCCCTTGGAAAATATTCTTCCCAAATTTGAGATTCTTCACAAAGTAATTATCACCCTCAAATGTTATATTGAAGTTATTGTCTCTAGTAAACTTAAGGACTGATAGCAGTTTATGAGAAGCAATTGGAACATGTAAAATTTTAGGTAAACTAACATTATTTTCAGCAAGAATTTAGTAGATGTACCTATGTCAGAAATTTGCATACCTTCACCATTTGCAGTTGTTATCTGCTCAGTACCAGTGTAAGAATgaaaatattgaagatctgaAGTATCTGAggtaatatgagttgttgctccTGAATCACAGTACCAAGGATTCTCACCGAGAACATCAGCTGAGGCTAACATAACATGTATGTTTTGAGGAATTAGACGACCTTGATATGCAAAGTTCGTACGTTGATTATATTCAATGGATGAGTCCCCAAACTTAAAGCAAATTTGACAAGTTGGACGATTTGGTCTTATGCCTGAAGTACTACCAGTAGAATTAGATGAAGATGGATTGTTTGGTTGAGTAAAAGGATTTTGTGGCATAGGATTTAATGGGAAAATTATATGAAGAGAATGCTGAAGGAAAATTGGATTGATAATATGGACGAGTTGATAGTCTTGAAGGATAGTGAAAATTAGGTCTTGAATTGATGTGAGAAAAAGATCTATTTTCTCTAAAAGCAACAAAAGTCTTAGCTTCTTCATAATTAACCACTTGTTTAGATCTTTCTGAAAAAACAATATCTTCACTCAGTAAGAGATTGTGCAACTCACCTAGAGTGACAGGAGAACTTTTAACTCGAATAGATGTAGAAAAAGAATCAAAAGCAGATCCTAGACCATTGGGAACACTCACAATCATTTCATATTCACAAATTGGAGATCTAACATCAGATAATGAATCAGATATCTCCTTGATCTCATTAAGATAGTTGATCATTGTAGTGTTACCTTGTTTAATATAGGAGAACTTTGTTCTGAGTTGAATTACATGAGTTGAAGAGATTGATGCAAATCTTTCTTCAATTGACCTAAAAGTTCATAAGATGTAATTGGACCAGCTACATATGAGATAACATTTCCCGAAATAGATGATTGAATCCACAAGATAAGAGTCtgatcttcttcatttcatcgt
The nucleotide sequence above comes from Papaver somniferum cultivar HN1 chromosome 8, ASM357369v1, whole genome shotgun sequence. Encoded proteins:
- the LOC113302499 gene encoding U-box domain-containing protein 35-like isoform X1 encodes the protein MEILETGDEHPIIIPTSTAVVVAVTVSRRSVYAIGWALQKFGPEGRNKFKMLHVRPCVTSIPTPMGNYISLSQVRAEVADAYKMEVEAKARRMLAPFEQIFIERKVAVDVVVIEADEIAEAIAAEIAKNSNTELVIGASASGMFSRKSKNLASRISECAPSCCTVYVISKGKLTTVRPSGTDKLIKYNNSDVKSSSSGSNKDENSDTLSTSDNNVGTIFYERTDTSSSSGSDLNYSLQTDQEASMDSYSPIKYPMIDVQQFQALSTINQALHNTKPSLHHSGDPSVNERRDGRGSYSSDRYRSFQTDFPSWYSDQPASSDEQQKLSSSDDQQVDINFELERLRVEIRHVRGMFAVAQSETINASRQLKTLTKRRIEESAKLGEINSREEKARELASEEKEKHEAAKKELELVMERTKIESLRRKDAESKASRDTNEKQKFEKALGDPGDKYMKYKWEDIVSATSSFSDNLKLGAGAFGTVYKCNLQNITAAVKVLHSNEGQRNKEFQQELEILSKIRHPHLLLLLGACPEKGCLVYEYMENGNLEDRLFQKNNTPPMPWFDRYRVAWEVASALLFLHTSKPTPIIHRDLKPANILLDHNFVSKIGDVGLSTWLPSVTSSVSATYTETDLVGTLCYIDPEYQRSGSISPKSDVYAFGMVILQLLTAKPALALAYNVETALEDGNLAELLDPKAGNWPIEETRELALLGMNCVELSSCDRPDLETTVLPFLEKLKGIADKANRKFSHSVQSAPANHFICPILQDVMENPCVASDGYTYDRKAIENWLAENDKSPMTNMALPDMNLTPNYSLLAAIMEWKSKLQ
- the LOC113302499 gene encoding U-box domain-containing protein 35-like isoform X2, whose amino-acid sequence is MEILETGDEHPIIIPTSTAVVVAVTVSRRSVYAIGWALQKFGPEGRNKFKMLHVRPCVTSIPTPMGNYISLSQVRAEVADAYKMEVEAKARRMLAPFEQIFIERKVAVDVVVIEADEIAEAIAAEIAKNSNTELVIGASASGMFSRKSKNLASRISECAPSCCTVYVISKGKLTTVRPSGTDKLIKYNNSDVKSSSSGSNKDENSDTLSTSDNNVGTIFYERTDTSSSSGSDLNYSLQTDQEASMDSYSPIKYPMIDVQQFQALSTINQALHNTKPSLHHSGDPSVNERRDGRGSYSSDRYRSFQTDFPSWYSDQPASSDEQQKLSSSDDQVDINFELERLRVEIRHVRGMFAVAQSETINASRQLKTLTKRRIEESAKLGEINSREEKARELASEEKEKHEAAKKELELVMERTKIESLRRKDAESKASRDTNEKQKFEKALGDPGDKYMKYKWEDIVSATSSFSDNLKLGAGAFGTVYKCNLQNITAAVKVLHSNEGQRNKEFQQELEILSKIRHPHLLLLLGACPEKGCLVYEYMENGNLEDRLFQKNNTPPMPWFDRYRVAWEVASALLFLHTSKPTPIIHRDLKPANILLDHNFVSKIGDVGLSTWLPSVTSSVSATYTETDLVGTLCYIDPEYQRSGSISPKSDVYAFGMVILQLLTAKPALALAYNVETALEDGNLAELLDPKAGNWPIEETRELALLGMNCVELSSCDRPDLETTVLPFLEKLKGIADKANRKFSHSVQSAPANHFICPILQDVMENPCVASDGYTYDRKAIENWLAENDKSPMTNMALPDMNLTPNYSLLAAIMEWKSKLQ